DNA from Xanthomonas hyacinthi:
TTGATCGGCTGCAGGAAGAACGGCGGGAAGCCGCCGGCCTGGATCAGGTCGCTGACCAGCGCGCGCACGTACGGGAACAGGATGTTCGGGCACTGCGTGCCGAGCAGCACGTCCACCGCCTGCGGGTCCAGGCCGACCAGGCCGAACACGCCGGCCTGCTGCACTTCGGCCACGTACGCGGTCTTGCCGGCGGCGGTGCAGGTCAGGGTCACCGCGAGCACCACTTCGAAGGCCTGCTCGTTCAGGCGCTGCACGCGCTGGTTGAGGTTGAGCTGCAGCTCCGGCTGCACGTTGTCGTTGAACACCGCCGGCGCGTTGGGCGACTCGAAGGACACGTCCTTGACGTAGATCTTCTCGATGGTGAAAGCGGGGCCAGCCGCGGTTTCGGCCGGCGCCGTGGCGCCGTTGTTGGTGACGTCGGACATTCTCTTGACTCCGGTGGATTCAGCTAACAAAAAGGATCGGGATTATCACATCACATCACATGCCGGCCGCGGCGCTCGGCGCCCGGCCGGGAAGCGCGCTCAGCGGCCCTTGACCAGCGGCAGATCGGCCTGCTGCCAGGCGGCGATGCCGCCGTCGAGCACGGATACCTGCTCGAAGCCGGCCTTCTTCAACTGCTTGGCGGCGGCATCGGCGGTGCTGCCGGTGCGGCACACCAGCACCACCGGCGCGGCCTTGGCGTTGGCCACCAGCTTGTGCTCGGGGCCGAACTGGCTCGGCGTGGCGTTGCGGCTGCCGGCGATATGGCCCTTCTCGAAATCGGCCGCGGCCGACAGGTCGACCAGCACCGCGTTGCCGGCATTGATCAGGCGGGTCAGTTCGGCCGGACGCAGGGTCTTGAAGCCGCGGAACAGGCGCGCGATTTCGGTGACGATCAGGGCGATGGTCAGGCCAACCAGGGCCAGGGCCAGCATCGGGTTGCGGCCGGCGAAGGCCAGCAGTTCTTCGAAGTTCACAGGAATGGGGGGCTGGAAGCGGGCGCCGATTGTCGCACAGCTGGCCGGCGGCGCTACTGGCCGTTCCACACGTCCGGCAGCCCGTCCAGCAGCCACCAGGTCCTGGCCTGCGCATCCCAGCGCCAGCGCTCGCGGTAGCGCACGATGCGCTCGGCCTGGGTATTGCGGTTGATCACGCCCAGCTCGATGTCGCGCACCGCGTCGCCGTCCAGCGCGCCGACCCGCCCGACCTTGTAGGAGGACACCTGCACCTGGCGATAGCGCTCCAGCTCCAGGTCGGTCAGCGGATGCGCCTGCCGGTAGGCCGGGTCCACCGCTGCCC
Protein-coding regions in this window:
- the secB gene encoding protein-export chaperone SecB; its protein translation is MSDVTNNGATAPAETAAGPAFTIEKIYVKDVSFESPNAPAVFNDNVQPELQLNLNQRVQRLNEQAFEVVLAVTLTCTAAGKTAYVAEVQQAGVFGLVGLDPQAVDVLLGTQCPNILFPYVRALVSDLIQAGGFPPFFLQPINFEALYAETLRQRAQQDETQSLADSEPAGNA
- a CDS encoding rhodanese-like domain-containing protein; the protein is MNFEELLAFAGRNPMLALALVGLTIALIVTEIARLFRGFKTLRPAELTRLINAGNAVLVDLSAAADFEKGHIAGSRNATPSQFGPEHKLVANAKAAPVVLVCRTGSTADAAAKQLKKAGFEQVSVLDGGIAAWQQADLPLVKGR